In Halomarina salina, one DNA window encodes the following:
- a CDS encoding MBL fold metallo-hydrolase, which yields MQPPVRPVRVAPDTYLVDAMLFDTPGALSAYVLDADRPVLVDAGTADRTDRLLGALDALTIDPADIEAILVSHVHLDHAGGAGELARRCENATVYVHERGYDYVTDAANLDYLRASVDEVTGMDDPYGVPEVVPEDRTVAVSGGETLDLGDHTLRLVDAPGHAPHHYAVFDETTRALFTIDSTGTHVDGRLYPSTPPPFDLDANLATCDRLRDLDPSVNLYGHFGPGGDDPVSELDAYAALLPEWVELVGDLAAERGEDVGAIVDALDERWRSPTTERDVAGVLANR from the coding sequence ATGCAGCCTCCCGTCCGACCGGTACGGGTCGCGCCCGACACGTACCTCGTCGACGCCATGCTGTTCGACACGCCCGGTGCCCTGTCGGCGTACGTCCTCGACGCGGACAGGCCGGTGCTCGTCGACGCAGGCACCGCCGACCGGACCGACCGCCTCCTCGGTGCTCTCGACGCACTCACCATCGACCCGGCGGATATCGAAGCGATTCTCGTCAGCCACGTCCACCTCGACCACGCCGGTGGGGCGGGCGAGCTCGCCCGTCGCTGCGAGAACGCGACCGTCTACGTCCACGAACGCGGGTACGACTACGTCACCGACGCCGCGAACCTCGACTACCTCCGCGCGAGCGTCGACGAGGTGACGGGGATGGACGACCCCTACGGCGTCCCCGAGGTGGTGCCCGAGGACCGGACGGTCGCCGTCTCCGGCGGCGAGACGCTGGACCTGGGTGACCACACGCTCCGACTCGTCGACGCGCCGGGTCACGCACCCCACCACTACGCCGTCTTCGACGAGACCACTCGCGCGCTGTTCACCATCGACAGCACGGGCACCCACGTCGACGGCCGGCTCTACCCCTCGACGCCACCGCCGTTCGACCTGGACGCGAACCTCGCGACCTGCGACCGACTCCGGGACCTCGACCCGTCGGTGAACCTCTACGGTCACTTCGGGCCGGGCGGTGACGACCCCGTCTCGGAACTCGACGCGTACGCGGCGCTCCTCCCGGAGTGGGTCGAACTGGTCGGCGACCTCGCGGCCGAGCGCGGCGAGGACGTCGGCGCCATCGTCGACGCGCTCGACGAGCGCTGGCGCTCGCCGACGACCGAACGCGACGTCGCAGGGGTGCTGGCGAACCGGTAG
- a CDS encoding DUF2240 family protein, giving the protein MSLRKAVAAPFRAKGRERVAESEFVVALSLDRDWFSPDQAKRLIDVAVSEGLVARDDGDLAVEFDPDDEPIPEGFRPDESIIQERSTFQRILDALVDAGTEKQEAVAAINALQSEAGVTIEAAAVLYAHKNGVDVAAHAERARADLSS; this is encoded by the coding sequence ATGAGTCTCCGGAAAGCGGTGGCCGCGCCGTTCCGCGCGAAGGGCCGGGAGCGGGTCGCCGAGAGCGAGTTCGTCGTCGCGCTGAGTCTCGACCGCGACTGGTTCTCCCCCGACCAGGCGAAGCGGCTCATCGACGTGGCCGTCAGCGAGGGCCTCGTCGCCCGCGACGACGGCGACCTCGCCGTCGAGTTCGACCCCGACGACGAACCCATCCCGGAGGGGTTCCGACCCGACGAGTCCATCATCCAGGAGCGCTCGACGTTCCAGCGCATCCTCGACGCCCTCGTCGACGCGGGGACCGAGAAGCAGGAGGCCGTCGCCGCCATCAACGCCCTCCAGTCCGAGGCGGGCGTCACCATCGAGGCCGCGGCCGTCCTCTACGCCCACAAGAACGGCGTCGACGTGGCCGCTCACGCCGAACGAGCGCGGGCGGACCTCTCGTCGTGA
- a CDS encoding phosphate signaling complex PhoU family protein, which produces METRKVQVTGGSTYTVSLPKTWATDNGISAGSVVEFYPEEDALLLTPQGEEDRTEGTLDITELEGEQLMRAVVTMYVSGFDIINLETSRVTASQRRAIREAAQRLVGLEVIGETGETVILQDLLDSSELSIVNAITRMRLVALSMLTDSITALVEDDDDLASDVIERDDDVDRLWYMTSRVFRGVLRDPSTATEVGLGREVCFDYHTSARQLERVADHATKIAELALDLDEIPEEAANGLEELLSRANEVIETSMDALLEEESEVANRNANAARREVDDIDDYSREVDNRVRELDPQQAQLLGLVVDSLSRASDYGGNIAETALQKAAPKP; this is translated from the coding sequence ATGGAAACCCGGAAGGTGCAGGTGACCGGCGGGTCGACGTACACCGTATCGCTGCCGAAGACGTGGGCGACGGACAACGGTATCAGCGCCGGGAGCGTCGTCGAGTTCTATCCGGAGGAGGACGCGCTGTTGCTGACCCCGCAGGGCGAGGAGGACCGCACCGAAGGGACGCTGGACATCACCGAACTCGAAGGCGAGCAGCTGATGCGCGCCGTCGTGACGATGTACGTCAGCGGCTTCGACATCATCAATCTGGAGACGTCGCGTGTCACCGCCAGCCAGCGCCGGGCCATCCGCGAGGCCGCCCAGCGCCTCGTCGGCCTGGAGGTCATCGGCGAGACGGGCGAGACGGTCATCCTGCAGGACCTGCTCGACTCCTCGGAGCTCTCCATCGTCAACGCCATCACGCGGATGCGGCTGGTCGCCCTGTCGATGCTCACCGACTCCATCACGGCGCTCGTCGAGGACGACGACGACCTCGCAAGCGACGTCATCGAGCGAGACGACGACGTCGACCGCCTCTGGTACATGACCTCGCGGGTGTTCCGTGGCGTGCTCCGGGACCCCTCGACCGCCACGGAGGTCGGTCTCGGTCGCGAGGTCTGTTTCGACTACCACACCAGCGCGCGACAGCTAGAGCGCGTCGCCGACCACGCGACGAAGATCGCCGAACTCGCACTCGACCTCGACGAGATTCCGGAGGAGGCCGCCAACGGGCTCGAAGAGCTGCTCTCCCGTGCCAACGAGGTCATCGAGACGTCGATGGACGCGCTGCTCGAAGAGGAGAGCGAGGTCGCCAACCGCAACGCGAACGCCGCTCGTCGGGAGGTCGACGACATCGACGACTACTCCCGCGAGGTCGACAACCGCGTCCGCGAACTCGACCCACAGCAGGCCCAGCTACTGGGTCTGGTCGTCGACTCACTCTCACGGGCCTCCGACTACGGCGGCAACATCGCCGAGACGGCGCTGCAGAAGGCCGCACCGAAACCGTAA
- a CDS encoding PHP-associated domain-containing protein — MDDGVTVAVDPHVHSAASYDGHDPVDLLLEQAAAVGLDGIVVTDHDTIEASLRAADIADDYGLVGIPGVEVSTAQGHLLAIGVEDCPPPRRSLDETVDIVRDMGGVAVVPHPFQRTRHGVRRRFIDDCDGLEVYNSWVFTGYRNRRARRFASEKGYTPVAASDAHVAPFIGRAYTELAVEDVDSPAEVDQEDVLDALDEGATATTGRRQPLHRSASHYLSGAARKAGYALRQRLPGIGSVPTPADSS; from the coding sequence ATGGATGACGGTGTGACGGTCGCGGTCGACCCGCACGTGCACTCGGCCGCGTCCTACGACGGCCACGACCCCGTCGACCTGTTGCTCGAACAGGCCGCAGCGGTCGGACTGGACGGTATCGTCGTCACCGACCACGACACCATCGAGGCGTCACTGCGCGCCGCCGACATCGCAGACGACTACGGGTTAGTGGGCATCCCCGGCGTGGAGGTGTCGACCGCTCAGGGCCACCTGCTGGCCATCGGCGTCGAGGACTGTCCGCCGCCGCGTCGCTCGCTCGACGAGACGGTCGACATCGTCCGGGACATGGGTGGCGTCGCCGTCGTCCCGCACCCCTTCCAGCGCACCCGACACGGCGTCCGTCGTCGGTTCATCGACGACTGTGACGGCCTCGAGGTGTACAACTCGTGGGTGTTCACGGGCTACCGCAACCGCCGCGCACGCCGGTTCGCGAGCGAGAAGGGCTACACGCCGGTCGCCGCCAGCGACGCCCACGTCGCACCCTTCATCGGGCGAGCGTACACCGAACTCGCCGTCGAGGACGTCGACTCGCCCGCGGAGGTGGACCAGGAGGACGTCCTCGACGCGCTGGACGAGGGGGCGACGGCGACGACGGGTCGGCGGCAGCCGCTCCACCGGAGCGCCTCCCACTACCTGTCCGGGGCGGCCCGGAAGGCGGGCTACGCGCTTCGACAGCGACTTCCGGGGATCGGCTCGGTCCCTACCCCGGCCGACTCCTCGTAG
- a CDS encoding 30S ribosomal protein S8e gives MKFQGRSEKKRTGGRRRPIRKKRKHQLGRQATETRVGEPKLKAVESWGGNTKTRAIQTDSANVATDDGVVQATIETVAENGANPNYARRNIITRGALIETSEGTARVTSRPGQDGQVNAVLEE, from the coding sequence ATGAAATTCCAAGGGCGCTCGGAGAAGAAGCGAACCGGGGGACGACGACGACCCATCCGCAAGAAGCGCAAACACCAGCTCGGTCGGCAGGCGACCGAGACGCGCGTCGGCGAACCGAAGCTGAAGGCCGTCGAGTCGTGGGGCGGCAACACGAAGACCCGCGCCATCCAGACCGACTCCGCGAACGTCGCCACGGACGACGGCGTCGTGCAGGCGACCATCGAGACGGTCGCCGAGAACGGCGCGAACCCGAACTACGCACGCCGGAACATCATCACGCGCGGCGCGCTCATCGAGACGTCCGAGGGGACCGCCCGCGTCACCTCCCGCCCCGGTCAGGACGGGCAGGTCAACGCCGTCCTCGAAGAGTAA
- a CDS encoding NADH:flavin oxidoreductase, whose amino-acid sequence MTATLGEPLDVGGLTLPNRLYRAPLLECAGDGADAGEHLADELEPAARAGAGLVFQGATLVRGEGGAVAPNMTRIDTDAKAERLRPVVDAVHDHDGRIVVQLDHGGLRSLETWHREYRAAHPDLQQLAVSLPPVHLRAAARTGFLSYDPHVLTTAEVYDLAADFGRAARRAVEVGYDGIHLSSANMGIVQQFCSPYYNDRDDEFDDGGRFLELVHDEIRERAGDVPLFTKVPTEEERPPFVRTGLSADDAVDLAVRLAEYGYDALAPVHGSTFWDMSLIRGQYPARGWSAGQFQSGYAAAFGSRWRARAVAAATRVEAARNPPARGWNADLCRRVSERVDVPVLCEGGIRERPQIDRLLGDDVATAACDAVGLGRPFYAEPELPARLLADAESEALCADCNNCIVPQAAGAPGMCRTPPVLRQRGELEREGAYGRRELD is encoded by the coding sequence ATGACCGCGACGCTCGGCGAACCGCTCGACGTAGGTGGGCTGACCCTCCCGAACCGCCTCTATCGCGCGCCGCTGCTGGAGTGCGCGGGCGACGGTGCGGACGCGGGCGAGCACCTCGCGGACGAACTCGAACCCGCCGCCCGCGCCGGAGCAGGACTGGTCTTCCAGGGAGCGACGCTCGTCCGCGGCGAGGGCGGGGCCGTCGCGCCGAACATGACCCGCATCGACACCGACGCGAAGGCCGAGCGCCTGCGACCCGTCGTCGACGCCGTCCACGACCACGACGGTCGAATCGTCGTCCAGCTCGACCACGGCGGCCTCCGCAGTCTGGAGACGTGGCACCGGGAGTACCGTGCTGCCCATCCCGACCTCCAGCAACTCGCCGTCTCGCTGCCTCCGGTCCACCTCCGCGCCGCCGCGCGGACTGGCTTTCTCTCGTACGACCCGCACGTCCTGACGACCGCGGAGGTGTACGACCTCGCGGCGGACTTCGGGCGCGCGGCACGGCGCGCCGTCGAGGTGGGCTACGACGGAATCCACCTCTCGAGCGCCAACATGGGTATCGTCCAGCAGTTCTGCTCGCCGTACTACAACGACCGGGACGACGAGTTCGACGACGGCGGCCGGTTCCTCGAACTCGTCCACGACGAGATACGAGAACGGGCCGGCGACGTCCCGCTGTTCACCAAGGTCCCGACCGAGGAGGAGCGACCGCCGTTCGTCCGCACGGGCCTCTCTGCAGACGACGCGGTGGACCTCGCGGTCCGACTGGCGGAGTACGGTTACGACGCGCTCGCCCCGGTCCACGGCTCGACGTTCTGGGACATGAGCCTCATCCGTGGCCAGTACCCGGCACGCGGCTGGTCGGCCGGCCAGTTCCAGTCCGGCTACGCGGCGGCGTTCGGGAGTCGCTGGCGCGCCCGCGCCGTCGCGGCCGCGACGCGCGTCGAGGCGGCCCGGAATCCGCCCGCTCGCGGCTGGAACGCCGACCTCTGTCGTCGGGTCAGCGAGCGCGTCGACGTCCCCGTCCTCTGTGAGGGCGGTATCAGGGAGCGCCCACAGATAGACCGACTGCTCGGCGACGACGTGGCGACGGCGGCCTGCGACGCGGTCGGTCTCGGTCGGCCGTTCTACGCCGAACCGGAACTGCCGGCGCGACTGCTCGCCGACGCCGAGAGCGAGGCGCTCTGTGCGGACTGCAACAACTGCATCGTCCCGCAGGCGGCCGGCGCGCCGGGGATGTGCCGGACGCCACCGGTGCTCCGCCAGCGTGGCGAACTCGAACGGGAGGGCGCGTACGGACGGCGCGAACTGGACTGA
- a CDS encoding J domain-containing protein — translation MNRSRPELVSALAATFGGMAVLLTLFAVLLEPLALLLAVPFGVVAYLMWYQASGRLVERVYASVERRARIDDRGRTRRTRRETAEADGGRGGFGAGPRDARSRTASGRGRRRRATGQERRAGDQRRRRQRRPPEPDPGPTPREAYGILDLDPSADQSAVRRAYRERVKETHPDRGGDEEEFKRVTAAYERLSE, via the coding sequence GTGAACCGCTCACGCCCCGAACTGGTGTCGGCGCTCGCGGCCACGTTCGGCGGGATGGCCGTCCTCCTCACCCTGTTCGCCGTCCTGCTCGAACCGCTAGCGCTGCTGCTGGCGGTGCCGTTCGGGGTCGTCGCGTACCTGATGTGGTACCAGGCGTCCGGACGACTCGTCGAGCGAGTGTACGCCAGCGTGGAGCGACGCGCACGCATCGACGACCGCGGCAGAACCCGGCGGACGAGACGAGAGACGGCGGAGGCAGACGGTGGCCGGGGCGGGTTCGGGGCGGGGCCGCGCGACGCTCGAAGCCGGACCGCGAGCGGCCGGGGGCGACGCCGACGCGCGACCGGGCAGGAACGTCGGGCCGGTGACCAGCGGCGTCGCCGCCAGCGCAGACCGCCGGAGCCAGACCCCGGACCGACCCCGCGGGAGGCGTACGGTATCCTCGACCTGGACCCGTCGGCCGACCAGTCGGCGGTCAGACGGGCCTACCGCGAACGGGTGAAGGAGACGCACCCGGACCGCGGCGGGGACGAGGAGGAGTTCAAGCGCGTCACCGCGGCGTACGAACGCCTCTCGGAGTGA
- a CDS encoding PHP domain-containing protein — protein sequence MGREVSVAIDPHVHSEGSYDGHEPVERLLERAVEVGLDGIVVTDHDTIEESLRAADLAADYGLVGIPGVEVSTAQGHLLAIGVEQRPPPGDPFDETVERVRELGGVAVVPHPFQRTRHGVGKRSVGDCDAVEVYNAWVFTGYRNRRARRFADANGYPGVAASDAHSAAYVGRAYTELLLDVDSLDDLTAERIVDELAAGSATIEGRRQPLWRSASHYASCTGRRARGVDPRRPSLRTLGAVAGGAVVGSVARAGVAQFRS from the coding sequence ATGGGAAGAGAGGTGTCCGTGGCCATCGACCCGCACGTCCATTCGGAGGGGTCGTACGACGGACACGAGCCGGTCGAGCGGCTCCTCGAACGCGCGGTCGAGGTCGGACTGGACGGCATCGTCGTCACCGACCACGACACCATCGAGGAGTCGCTGCGTGCTGCCGATCTCGCCGCCGACTACGGGTTAGTGGGGATTCCGGGTGTGGAGGTGTCGACCGCCCAGGGCCACCTGCTGGCCATCGGCGTCGAGCAGCGTCCCCCGCCCGGCGACCCGTTCGACGAGACTGTCGAACGGGTCCGAGAACTGGGCGGCGTCGCCGTCGTCCCCCACCCGTTCCAGCGCACCCGACACGGCGTCGGGAAGCGGTCGGTCGGCGACTGCGACGCGGTCGAGGTGTACAACGCGTGGGTGTTCACGGGCTACCGCAACCGTCGTGCCCGTCGGTTCGCGGACGCGAACGGCTACCCCGGCGTCGCCGCGAGCGACGCCCACTCGGCGGCGTACGTCGGCCGAGCGTACACCGAACTGCTGCTCGACGTGGACTCGCTGGACGACCTCACCGCAGAGCGCATCGTCGACGAACTCGCTGCCGGGAGCGCCACCATCGAGGGTCGCCGCCAGCCGCTCTGGCGGAGCGCGAGCCACTACGCCTCGTGTACGGGCCGACGAGCACGCGGGGTCGACCCGCGACGACCGTCGCTCCGCACGCTCGGAGCGGTCGCCGGCGGTGCGGTCGTGGGGAGCGTCGCGCGCGCTGGCGTCGCGCAGTTCCGCTCGTAA
- the pyrF gene encoding orotidine-5'-phosphate decarboxylase, which yields MSFFERLGERIDAVDSVVSVGLDPDPKRLPDHLRDHDLPRWAFNRRIIDATHEHAACYKPNAAFYEDSDGWRSLRETVAYAEGKDVPVLLDAKRADIGNTARQYANLLDYVDAITVNPYLGRDALEPFLSREEKGVFVLCRTSNPGGSDFQNLEVGTDKRLYEYVAQRANEWNVHGNVGLVVGATTPEELERVRELVPDLPFLVPGVGAQGGDAEAAAEFGLADGVGLVNSSRGIIFAGEGETFDKAAGQAAKRLKKRLNRHR from the coding sequence ATGAGCTTCTTCGAGCGACTCGGCGAGCGCATCGACGCCGTCGACAGCGTCGTGAGCGTCGGCCTCGACCCCGACCCGAAGCGACTGCCCGACCACCTGCGCGACCACGACCTGCCGCGCTGGGCGTTCAACCGACGCATCATCGACGCGACCCACGAACACGCCGCGTGTTACAAACCCAACGCGGCGTTCTACGAGGACAGCGACGGCTGGCGGTCGCTCCGGGAGACGGTCGCCTACGCCGAGGGGAAGGACGTCCCCGTCCTGCTCGACGCGAAGCGCGCCGACATCGGCAACACGGCGCGTCAGTACGCGAACCTCCTCGACTACGTGGACGCGATTACGGTCAACCCGTACCTCGGCAGAGACGCGCTCGAACCGTTCCTCTCGCGCGAGGAGAAGGGCGTGTTCGTCCTCTGTCGCACCTCCAACCCCGGTGGGTCGGACTTCCAGAACCTCGAGGTCGGCACGGACAAGCGCCTCTACGAGTACGTCGCCCAGCGTGCCAACGAGTGGAACGTCCACGGGAACGTCGGCCTCGTCGTCGGCGCGACGACGCCCGAGGAACTCGAACGCGTCCGCGAACTCGTCCCGGACCTCCCGTTCCTCGTCCCCGGTGTGGGTGCGCAGGGCGGCGACGCGGAGGCGGCCGCCGAGTTCGGCCTCGCGGACGGCGTCGGTCTGGTCAACTCGTCGCGCGGCATCATCTTCGCGGGCGAGGGAGAGACCTTCGACAAGGCGGCCGGACAGGCGGCGAAACGGCTCAAGAAGCGACTCAACCGTCACCGGTGA